Genomic window (Nicotiana sylvestris chromosome 7, ASM39365v2, whole genome shotgun sequence):
agatttccttttaaacatcaatttcccaattagggtacggatcacgtcaaacgacgtccgttttcaacaaagtttcacaggaatgactcaagtcatatataagacatgtatcgggcgccggaaccaaaatacgggcccgataccaacacattctgatcaaatttcatttcaaatttctttttttcttctttaaacattttcagaaaataatttcacttaaaaattcataactcgagcttgggacctcggaattcgattccgggcatacgcctacgtcccatattttcctacggaccctccgggaccgtcaaattatgggtccggatccgtttacccaaaatattgaccggagtcaaacttattcatttcgaggtcaaaacttagcaattttcacaagatttcacatttaagctttccggttacgcgcccggactgcgcacacaaatcaaggcgactctaaatgaggttttcagggcCTCAAAAACAcagatttcaattagaaacaggtgatgacccttttgggtcgtcacaatgtGACAAAAAAAGGAACAAAGAGATATTCAGTAAATAATATCAGAGACTCAAAATATCATCTTACTTGAAAGCTGATATGTATTAAAATGATAGCAAAATGGTCTCGAGGCCACCTAAATTTGCACTCATTTGTCAAGCTGGTGAACAAACTTACAACTTTCCCATTTTAACACCTTTACTTGAGAAAATAATTACTAATAAGCACTTTTGACCTTTGACCATGTCTATGTGAAAGCGATGTGGCTGACGTGGCCAAATTGAGTGAAATTCATGCAGTTAAGGCACGTAGATAGGAttgtttttattaaaaaaaaatattaaaatcagGACAAAAACtataaatgaaaaagaaaaaaagacctATCCCTCTCTCCTCCCTCCCCTCCCCCAAAACCCAACCCCCTCCCACCTTTCTCTCGTCTTCCCCAGCGAATCCCCCCTCCTCTCATATCCTCGTTTCTTTTCCCTCTCTATTTCCCTTCCAATATTTTCTTTATTCAGTTAGTCCTTTttattccttttcctttttcctctttCTTCCAAAGCAAACCTAGTTAGTAGGCTGCAGCTGACGGATCGCAGGTGAGAATTGAGGAAAGATTAGGCTGCTTGGATTGAAGAACAAGAATGTAAAGTGAATTTTTTTGTCTTTAATTGAACTTGTGGATGACATttggtgaaattatttttttgaatGAATGTTTGTTAGCTTTGTTAGCAGGAATAACAATAACTTTTTATTGGaagaaaaagggggggggggatagTTATTATAACTTGAAAATGAAGCTTCCATATAGGCGGGGGCAGATCTATGTACAAGGTTCGGGGTGGTACGCCACCCGCAAGCTTCGGcgaaaactatatatatatatatacgaaataatatatatatttaaagtGCCACCCACAGAACAAAAGTGGCCAAGGTGCCAGTGGCAAAGGTCCATTTTTTCCTTCTGCTGGTTGTGAGTTCGAATCCAACACACAacatgttttttattttaaatgttttatttttaattaatgagATAAAGTAATCATAAAAAGctttataattaaaataaaacttcTAGAAAGCTAAAAGACTTCCCCACTTTCccctttcccaaaattatcaccagcaaaaggatttttaattaataagATAAAGTAAAAGCCTTCCCCACTTTCCCTTCTCCCAAAGTTGTCTCTAGCAAAAGGAATTCCAATATCCAATTCCTAAGTCCCCAACCGGCCAACCCCCACTTTGCTTGTCCAGTTCTCACGCTCACGGCTCACCTCTTCAGTTCTTCTCTTTTGCtatttcaaaccacatttgttcACCGGTAAagcttcctcttcctcttcctcttatTTATTTCTTAACCCTATATGGTCTAtgacttttttttttccattaaatatatgtttttttttgctttttttttttgtatttagttgaattttgatgttcttgCAAAACTTTATTGTCActtgtgatttatttgttatGTATTTCTTTGGttttgttgaaaatcctatgccACTTAAATGGTTTCATTGTAGAAATTAATTTCGTGGCTAAAAGAAAGAACATCCCCAATATTTTTGAccaagaaaaattcaaaattaactcCATTTTAACAATAAAAGTATTAGGGAAAGTTGAATAATTTTCATTGGCTAAGCTTATTGATGGTATGAAGTAGTAAAAATTATTCTATATTCCATAGTGAGCTACATAGAAAGATTTCTCACTAGAATGAGCTTTTATTTTATAGGAATTGAATTCAGATGGATAAATTTGTCACGAGGTTGGACCATTCTCAACCAAGTTCTAGTTGTCAATCCTTGAGCCAAGCGAATGCCAATGTTTCTCATCTTATATAGAGCGTGATGTATTCACAAATGTAAGTAATGATGTCATTATGGATCGTTTTCAAAATATGAAAACTCGTCGAGGACAATTGTAAATAGATGATGTAtatttataatattaatattattgtTGGAAGTTTTATGGTTGCGTCAATTAGTTATAGTTATTATACTTTTTTCGTTTGATCGATTTgtctatataaataaaaaaagatgAATAACCCGAACCGATGTCCGAGTTGATCAAATCGATTAGCTTGGCACTCGGAACCtccaaatcctggatccgccccTGGCTATACCTCAAGCCTTCTATGGATAGCTGAATCCGAGAAAATCTATTGTGTGCCTCTAGGATCAACTCTGGTATCTGCACAgaaagtacagagtgtagtatgagtacaaccaaccccatgtactcagtaagtgccgagcataacctcgacgaagtagtgacgaggctaagacaggTTACTTACATTAACATGTACGCAAtaataatattaacaataataGGGAAGTAGGAATAGAAATTAAACAGGTAAATTAATTCAATAGTCAAAGCCAACTTGACAGTCATAACCAATTGTTATTTCAATCAATTTCGGCGTTGCTTGACGTAGTTTGAatcctcgactaagttcgtattgtattttgggacattggtataattggttaaggtcccgaagCCTTCGGGTGGATGCGGAAGGTAAACAGAATGGATTTCGAAAAAAGAGAGTTGCTTGAAATTTCTGTTGCAGAGCTGTTCGCCAGAAATATCTGGTACATCGATCCAATTTTAgaagcttatatctcgcaatTTATAAGGAATCTGAATATTATCAAAATATGAAAGTGGTATCCCTTTGATTCTATttttcagaaagttaaaccacTCATCATTTAGGCATTTGTATTGAAAGTTATGATGGATTGAATGAAGGCTAGTAAAGCAGTTTCGCCAAAATTTCTAATGCGTGGAGCcgattttggaagcttatatctagCAATTCATAAGGAATCGGAAAATTATCAAAACAAGAAAGTTATAGCCTTttgattctagtttccagaaagttaaaccatttatcatttggacatttgtacatAAATTTATGGTCGATTGAATTAAGGCTGGTGCAAGCAAGTTCTGGTGTGGACTTTTAGTGACGGATGGCCCGATACTTAAGGACCAAAAATGGTCATTTCCTTCATTTCGTTTTGGATTTTTGGAGCACAGTTCTTGGGCAATTTTTAGGCGATTTTCACGGGAAAACATTGGGGGTAAGTGTTCCTTATCCtatattgattatatttcatgattccatactcatttatatcatgaatccgtgaatttatggaagaaaaataagattttaataaaatcttcaaaaaatgaaaatctaAGATTTGAAACTCAATTCGATGTccgaatttaataatttttgtatggttgaactcatatcggaACGGGTGTTGGATTTCGTGAGTTTTTCTGGGATTCGAGACGTGGTTTCgatgttaattttttttaatgaattttGGATTTTAATTCGGAAAATTAGTAAATTCATATGGAATTATATCCCATGATTTGTATTGAGTATATCAAATTTTTATGACTAGATATGATGCTTTCGGATACGGATTCGCAAAGCAAAAGTTTATTGGAATTTTGAATTCaattgcaaagcgaggtaagtgtcgtggttaaccttgacttgagggaatagaaCCCTTGAattatttgctatgtgaattCCATGTGTACAACGTATAGGCAAGGTGACCGTCGGTATCAGAGCTGTTCACCGGAAATTTCTAGTGCGTGGAGCCAATATTAAAAGCTTATATCTCGCAATCTGTAAGGAATCtgaaaattattaaaatatgaaAGTGGAGCCCTTTGATTCTAATTTTCAAAAAGTTAAATTATTCATCATTTGGACATATGCACATAAAGTTATGGTTGATTGAACGAAGGCTGGTAAAGCAGTTTCGCGAGAAATATCTGATGCGTGAAAccaactttggaagcttatatctcgtaatctataaggaattggaaaattttcaaaacatgaaagttCTAGCCCTTTGATTCTAGTTTTCATAAAGTTAAACAATTTATCATTTAGACATTTGTAGATAAAGTTACGATTGATTGAATAAAGGCTGGTGAAAGCAAGTTCTAGTGTGGACTTTTAGCGACGGAACATGGACTTTTAGTAACGGATGGGCAGAAACTTAAGGACCAAAAATGGTCatttcctttattttattttggatttttggagcACGGTTATGGGctatttttgggcgattttcacgggaaaacattggggtaagtgtttcttatcctatattgattatatttcataattTCATACTCATTTACATTAAGAATCCGTGAATTTATGGAAGAAAAATAAGATTGTtataaaatcttccaaaaataaaaaCCTAAGATTTGAAACTCAATCCGATgtcgaaattcgataatttttatatggttgaactcatatcggaATGGGTGTTCAGATTTCGTGAGCTTTTTCGAGATTCAAGATGTGGGTCCCACTGTtaatatttttaatgaatttcgGATTTTAATCCAACAAATTAGTAAATTCTTATGGAATTGAATCCCATAATTTGTATTAAGTATATGAAATTGTTTATGTCTAGATTTGAGGCTTTTGGACATGGATTCGCGAAGCAAAAGTTTATTGGAATCTTGAATTTGGTTGCGAAGTGAGGTATGTGTCGTCGTTAACCTTGACTTTAGGGAATAGTACCCTTGAATTATTTgttatgtgaatttcatgtgtaCAACGTAGAGGCAAGGTGACAATTGGTATGAGAGCTGTTTGCCAGAAATATCTAGTGCGTGGAGCCAACTTTAAAAGCTTATATCTTGCAATCTGTAAGGAATCTGAAATTTATCAAAACATGAAAGTCGTAGCCCTTTGATTctagttttcaaaaatttaaaCCATTAATCATTTAAAGATTTATAGATAacgttatgatcgattgaattaAGGCTATTGCAAGCAAGTTCTGGTGTTTACTTTTAGTGATGGAAAATGGACTTTTAGTGACGGATGGATAAAAACTTAAGgacaaaaaatggtcattttcTTCATTTCGTTTGGACTTTTGGAGCACGGTTCTTGGGCGATTGTTGCGGGAAAACATTGGGGTATGTGTTCCTTATTCtatattgattatatttcatgttTCCATACTCATTTACATCATGAATGCGTGAATTTGTTGAagaaaaattagatttttataaaatcttccaaaaataaaaatctaagatTTGAAAGTCAATCCGATGTCACACActtggtctaacaaacccctttgctaacaactcctcaagctgcttcttcaactccttcaactctttcgaaGCCATACAGTACTGTGGAATAGATATAGGATGGGTGCCTGGAGCAAAAtaaatacagaaatcaatatcacgatctggtggcatgccaggaaggtcagaaggaaacacatcggcaaaCTCCTGAACTACTAAAACTaaatcaatcgtcggagactctgcggtggtgtcccgaacataagctagataagacaaacaccccttctcgaccatatgccgagcctttatAAAAGAGATAACCTGACTAGATGTATCAACTATGGAACCCTTCCACTATAACCCTAGTAACCCTGGCATTGCTAATGTAACAGTCTTGGCGTGGCAATCAAGGACGACGTGGtatggggacaaccaatccatacccaggattacctcaaagtcgatcatatcaagtaataggagatctgctctagtctcgaaaccatATAATgtgaccacacatgaccggtagaTCTGATCAACAACCAAAGAATCACCCACAGGGGTGGACACATGAATAGGAGTGCCCAAAGGCTTAGGAGGAATAACCAGGAAACGAgaaaacagagatgatacatatgagtaggtagaccctggatcaaataataccgaagcatctctactCCAGATGGAAATAATATCTGTGATAATGGCATCGAGGCCACTGCATCTAGCCTGGtcggaagggcatagaatctggctggagcacCGGTGGCTGGCCTCCACTTGATTGAGCAGTAGCTGACTGACCTCTCCctgtctggcctccacctctagtacggCCTCTACCAGTCTGTCCCCCACCTCTAGACGGCTAGGCAACCGGTGCTAAAATCATAAGCTGTTGACCCTGCTGTACTGCCTTGCCTCGAAGTCTGGGGCaggtcctcttcatgtgacccggatctccacactcatagcaacctcTCGGCACCATAGCTTACTTTCTGGAAGCCTGGGCCTGATGGCCTGAATATCCACCGGAGGAACTCTGAATAGTTGGTGGATGGTATAAACTCTTTGGCATAACACTAAATAGGAACCAGAAGAACCCTGAGGACCTGAATGtccactagaagaaccctgaatagctggcggACGGTAGGAACTCTCTGGGGTGGCACTGAAATAGGGGTGCGCTGGAGCACCTCATGGAgatggtggtgctgaatatgggggcaTGTTAGGCTGACCCTTCCCAAACCGACCTCTCCACCTTGCCGGGTGTTGAtgcccaattttttcctatatttttaatatgcaaaataccttcaaaatagcatatatatatatatatacatatataagcatatccaaggtttttattattattctataattttaaagggtttaaattgatttttcccctttttatccataaaaacccaataattatttccaaaattattattttgataattcatatatttaatttctatatttgtgTCAAAATATGGCTATGTTAAGTTTTACATATTtcttataattacatttagtattttttaaagataaattgcacataattacaatattagcccttttaaggtttaattaggttttatatgcACAAAATTggaccctatatttttaaattactaattatgtgtTGTAAATCAATTTaccattttaaaattatttttagaaattatctactgttttctataaattaaataggaaagaatggctatttaaaatttagCCAAATTGTCTTTCAATCAtagcccaaatcaaaccccaatttcccagcccaatttcaattgaAAACCAACCCTAACCCACTCTTAACCCATACCCAAACCCGAATCCCCACCTACCCcgttcaatctggaccgttgatcattcagatcaacggtccccattcctcattcctaaattaaaccaaacgacccccccaaaccctctcattcctcactcaaccaactctcatctctctctatctctatctctggttctctctagaaccttcctccctcccctcctctccgatgaactTCACCCACCTTCTCAGGCCATCTCcttgcctgaatccatggtggtctcaccacctaccAGCCTTATGGCTCCCTCTTGAACGTGTGTCACTATTTTGAGGCCTTCAAGTCAACCAAAGAAGGTTCACTCGCCTCCCATGatttctcatgccattttccAGCCATCCATGACCGCTCGAGTAGGATCtgtgacttttccggctaaaccGATAACTTTTCAAGGTTTTCTTACTTTCtctaggttctctgaaaccctaactttaaagattttccaattttctttcagatctgtcttagatatGTGAGTATTATGAGCCTTTTGGTattttcctcaaaggtttttccgatttttcaaagtgactctccgtcttcaagattagggtttcttaacctcctttaaaagacttctcctctgatttttaGTATTGTCTTATGAtcttactatgtttaaacggtttgtttatgtttttcttctacccgattcatcgtgttgaaaaccctaagttttttttggttttatccggggttctggaactgtctttgtttattttgtatgtaTACCTGTCCCGATTGAGTCCTTTATGGttagatccttttctttgttCCGAGTTCTTACCGCTTTTTATCTCAactttgttaaaaccctaatttcttacagatttcttcacttgttactgtgagtttTAAAGactttctttacttgtttttgtGTGTTGTCCTGATCTTCTTTACCTGTTAGGTTGTTTTttcactctggttctatgtgttagccatgactacGAGAatttgttgattaccatgctcCGAGTAGCCCTTAGCCTACTCATGTCACttctgtatgtttgtgttcatctagtttgcttcttgcatgtctgatacgcctgttcattcttctctatttatatgtcgaagtgcagaatcatgattcccttttgattgatcctgatttccttaagttgcgatttgattgcaaggttttcttagaAACCCCTAatattttactcgtttgtttaaggTGATTGATTCCATTTCCTTTATTTACTGTGGTTATTcattcttgctgaatcctttcctcaAATAAAgtatattctgtacttagactcaattatatactctatacttttactaccccttatatggtacaAAACCAAtcttttttaaaactaattttctttccttaagttatccctgttagtatccgttaggctgtaattttttgtttaaaggggagtacttgtattaataggattttaattgtgattacttccatatttgtgctaaacctttacttgttaccttattttctacctatttttcaaaggacaaacaaatgagttcagaacacatacatacacactcaaactctctcttctttctctactacttgtgctactgcttgtctagccTGCTGAAAGCCAAGACTAGAGTGTGGAATTCTACTTTCTTTAACTTTTTGCACTTTTCTTtctcaactggtatgtcctagattaattttaaatcctcaacaacaacatgcttctcttattgtctacttctacttgtggttttgttgtgaaacctgcagttgagttacattactagcattcTATTATGCCTCCCTTGCCCTTTAAATTAATGCATccccttatgtgtgtttcaaagcatgccttgtcaatcacttactgtgtacttaccatcttatggatcccaaatccctatcccctctatgtgtttatgttctttctgactggtttgtgattatgccagtatcaactattgctgagcatgtccaaaccagtcctaagacTTGCTGGGGTCAGGTGTTTACAgtcaaatgtctgtgtatccccaaatcccttgatccgctgtgtgactactgattctgtgtgtgatcccatcttaaggtgtttgagttttgtttactactacAACTACTTTCAATCATCTCTGTTACCGATTGCTTTCAAAATGAACTTCTCAGTCCAATTTTTaacaaactcctttcaaacatgtgtTCTGCACTTTTACTATACTCTTAAAATACTATGTTCTGCCCCTtttttgtgagccttgccttgggacccttgagctccctctgaacttggacacatgaaagctgacctttccacactacacttactttgtattggctatgaaatctgggtgtgagcactgtccgggatcccttgaggtccttagggaactctgaacACCTTGATATGAGGGAAAGCTGTGaacaatattggcacttgaggtggtttattacataactcagagaggaagtcctaatcaggcttcatatagtgtaacttcttattttcattatgtaattcatttcgatgttggtctataataatttgtaaacaagtattggggtagCTAGTGAAAAGTGAtgggggtaaatatgcatgctataatcgttaagggtagaaaacatgttattaattttatgttcctaattgtgcaatagaaaccatgcttagggctatacatgcattagaaatcatgcccttATATCTCATGTTTATTATTTCAGCATGTGTATCCTtacaaaatcatgtgttaaaatctaCTAACAATTAGTACTTTATTATGTTCTACACAACcacgtgcatttagaaatcctgctcttaggaaattctgcaatcctgcCATACACATTTAGAAATCCTTCTCTAGGAATTCTGCTtcatgagttttatacatgcatattagataccatgttttaggacCTCATTTGTACTTGCAGTCACACTTAGTGCAAActgctgattataaaagaggtaaaaatagTTTCACACTTGATTATGCTATCTAAAATAATTGGTAATAATTTCTgcattcgtatcaactagaacaacatgctcctagggtaaaaaaatataattcccACTGTTTTAATAACTCGGAATAACTACTGCACATTACTTACGCctaggcaagtcttaggtaaccgcttaaataaaaaaaaagaattgtccTCATTTAACTACTAGTATGTTAAAATCAGTAAGCAAGCGTGaatcagacttcttttctgagtcatgtgatATATCTAATTCTGCTTTaatcatttagataccatgcttagaaTTCTATATTCAgaccttatctgtgtatgagtcatgctgtctatATGCGTTACCTGTGGAGGTATACCTTACCTGAGCCTTCTATTTGCTTCTATCTTTTCCCTCAATTACAGTCTTATATGTTCTTGCTTGTCACTTAGTATTTTgactttaaacctgagggtctgcctagaacttcCCTAATAGGATAAAAGTCATAaactcctccgggactgataggaagggacgagtaACATCATGCAATAAGGGTCGAGACCAACCGTCGCTTTAATTAGCTCCACGGGAAGGGAAatgatagatatggatatgatgaccggtgtgctaataccacgtgtagcccctcttcgaggagtgtcatactgggtattgcattgatgtgatccatatttcaAATAAAGTTAAGACTCCCCTTTATATTCATAAACATGCTTAgtttgtaactcttttcaaaagtCTTGTTTTTCATTAatcgttttcaaacacttgtatatttaaacctaaatcccctactatGTGAGCCTTACTTGTCTACTTGCAAATTgcgcaaattcacaaaaaactgtctggccgggaactacactagtggatcctgaggggtgcctaacaccttccccttaggataatttcaagcccttaccctatctctggttaccaaaacATAGCtacaaatgaaccctataggtgccatAACACAtcttaaaaatcgttaggtggcgactctccaaaattgcaagaaccccttcccaaaaggaaagagttgtcccagcCAAAATGTTATGAACCCGGTTCCGCGGAaggaaaaaggggggcgcgacaacatggcgactctgctggggatttttaggcttttaccatttcagattgatcttgtgaatttgtacctcctatgtgcaattacttgtttaatttcttcttcaaaagcaaaactgacatatctttcttgttgcCTTCCTTCATaattgctttaaattataaaactgctatatttatcactttcttaacgtgcaaatacatgtcaacatgcttttaattattgcataatcatgctcaacatcatactccactcatgccaaacaaatactatagcaatgcttgatgagtggttgcgctctttctatatcattaccccctaaattcgaaaaggcatatttacggtaaaactagtcaatcagtggtgcagtcgacagttccgtacctttccccttgagttgtccgctcaagggtatcagtctaataccccatagaaaccttactctgtttaaattgtgcatgcatcatggtgaaacctagtcggatcaattaTGTCATCCGcttaatgatcctttaagatagccttgtccaaagtccactgggtttctctaaacccaaatgtacatcatcacgttctgtgcatttatttggagaactacatgtttcatgctaattgttgatgttaaatagtcaaGTCCGGTGGGAATATGGTCTTAACCtcttgttttgtagaaaatgaagaacaaggtccccaacttcggtatggttagcacaccctcactcttgctaaactggtggaggaatcttccgtcaaatgaccaaatcaatgaatggaaagagagggccgccaaatccaGTGAAAAGCTGGAATATTTGGAATACAacctgttggaattggaaggaaaggtGAGGAGAGAGTCAccaattgccagaacgctgagggaaatgaaggagaacatttggcaaaggcatttttactggtgaacctacgcaaattggaggacttgatcaacgagaacattcaacctaaggaaggtccttctgtgaccaaatagataggaatttactctttcactttatgaatgtaataaggccaatggccattagtgactttattccctgcttatttagtgtcgttttgggattcttctatttttatcaataaaatgaggaatttagcattctaagttctccaaatcaatttgtctctaggcctacctcgggcacaaagaggttcccaaattaggacacgctttacattcccgcactatgtgtttaaatatcgcaatactttttataatcctcactgacttgattatcttttatttttattttgttttctttcttttattattcccctccccaaaggttagttcatgcactctggcataatcatcttatttcacaagatccaggggccatccacccactcctcctcttagtcctgttaaAAGTAAGACTagaggcaagatggaagatttgaacaacatcaaGAAGGAGAACAcagctgaacgggtagaggccactgatagACAAGGTATTCGGGTTccaaacgagaatgtgtcacaacttgaacagaaattgttgaagttccaggaagagctcgatcaggttcgaaatctggcaaacctgtcattttccctcaacatcccagatatcaacttccccaacactcaaaaccctacacctcctcaaaatatcccaaaacagtaGAATCATACCGCGCCTCATCAACACacagctccaccaaagaaccaatgtaacacttGCCATACACCAAACAATgctccactactcatcctagaacctcaaaactccataaacgaccatttccacacccatataGTAAgacaccataacactcctatctacatgGAGACTATGCCAcgctccacccaacctatctcatgcacacctaAGTCTCAtaaaaaggatctgcttatcaagAACTTGgacgaggaacttaagaaactgaccggatggattcagggcattgagggaagcaaaggaatcgaggggctgaactatgaggatatttgcatacaacctgatgtcgaactgcccgaggggtacagaccttctaagtttgagatgtttgatggtacgggtgatccaagggtccatttgaggacatattgcgacaaactggttggagtagggaaggatgaaaggatttgCATGAAG
Coding sequences:
- the LOC138872879 gene encoding uncharacterized protein: MGTVDLNDQRSRLNGVGGDSGLGSTYSYVSSLFSRFLVIPPKPLGTPIHVSTPVGDSLVVDQIYRSCVVTLYGFETRADLLLLDMIDFEARHMVEKGCLSYLAYVRDTTAESPTIDLVLVVQEFADVFPSDLPGMPPDRDIDFCIYFAPGTHPISIPQYCMASKELKELKKQLEELLAKGFVRPSV